The sequence below is a genomic window from Thioalkalivibrio sp. ALJ12.
CACCAGCGTGCTGGTCGCAACGTTGTCGAGGAACGCGCGGTCGTGGCTGACCACGATCACCGTGCCGGTGTACTCGATCAGAAGCTGTTCCAGCAGCTCGAGGGTCTCGACATCCAGGTCGTTGGTGGGCTCGTCGAGTACCAGCAAATTGGCCGGGCGCAGAAACAGCTTGGCCAGCAGCAACCGGTTGCGCTCGCCACCGGACAGGGCCGATACGGGCTGGCGCGCGCGTTCCGGCGGGAACAGGAAATCCCCGAGATAGCTCAGCACATGTCGGGTCTCGCCATTCACGGTGACGCGGTCACGGCCCTCGCCGACCGCATCCTGCACGGTGGTCGTCTCGTCGAGACGCGCCCGTGCCTGGTCGAAATAGGCGATCTCGAGCTGGGTGCCCAGCTTGACCGTTCCGGAAAGTGGCTCCACCTGGCCCAGCAGCCCGCGCAGCAGCGTGGTCTTGCCGGCGCCATTGGGGCCGATGATGCCCAGGGCGTCGCCACGCTGGAGCAGCAGGTTCACGTCGCGCACCACCGGCGTGTCGCCGTAGCCGAAGTCCGCATGCTCCGCCTCGATCACCAAACGGCCGGAACGCTGCTCGGGGGACAGCTGCATGCGTACCTGCCCCCCCAGCTCGCGTCGTTCGGCGCGCTTCTTGCGCAGGGCCTGCAGGGCGCGCACCCGCCCCTCGTTGCGGGTACGCCGGGCCTTGATGCCCTGGCGGATCCAGGTCTCCTCCTGCGCCAGCTTGCGATCGAACTCGGCGCGCTGACGCGCCTCGACCTCCAGGCGCTCGGCCTGGCGCGTGCGGAAGGCCTCGATCGAGGGCGGGTGTTCGTACACCTGGCCACGATCCAGCTCCAGGATGCGAGTGGCGACCTGTTCCATGAACTGGCGGTCATGGCTGATGAACACCACCGTGAGCCCGCTCCCGCGCAGGAACTCCTCCAGCCAGCGGATCGCAGCCACATCCAGGTGGTTGGTCGGCTCGTCCAGCAGCAACAGCTGCGGCTCGCGCACCAGCTCGCGCGCCAGCCAGACGCGGCGCTTGAGCCCGCCGGAGAGCGCAGCGAATCCGGCCTCGGGGTTGAGCTCCAGGCGCGAAAGCGTCGTTTCGACCCGGTTTTGCAGGCTCCAGCCGTCGATCGCCTCCAGCCGGGCCTGGACTGGGCCCATCTTCTCCAGGGCCTCGGCGTCACCACTGGCGGCGGCCTGGCTCAGGTGATGGAAACGCTCCAGCAGTTGCCCGGCCTCGCCCAGCCCCTCGGCGACCACATCGAACACCGTGCCCTCGACCCCGGGCGGCAGCTCCTGGGTCAGGTATGCGGTCGCCAGGCCGTCCTGGCGGACCACCTCGCCCGAGTCCGGCTGGATTGCACCCGCAATCACCTTGAGCAAGGTCGACTTGCCCTCGCCGTTACGCCCGGCTACCGCCACGCGTTCGCCGGGCTCCAGGCTCAGATTCAGGCCATCCAGCAACGGCGCCATGCCATAGGCCAGGTGGATATCGCGCAGGGTCAGCAGAGCCATCGGAATCTAGGGAAACACTGATTCATGTACACGCTCGCTGCTTCGTCGCTTTTGCGTGCGAACAAGGCGCGGTGACCGCCGTGCAGTCATTCTGCACAAGGGAGCCGCAACGCCGTGCGCGCGCCCGTTTTTGATAACAACGGGCGGCCGAGCCCCTTCGTTTATTGAGTTGTGGGGTTGGTACCCCAGGTTCCCCGATCCTGCGTTGCGCCGCTTGCGGGTAGAACCACTACCCGCTGCGCGACGCGCCTTGTCTCGGAAAACCTGGGGTACCAACGCGAGTGTGTACATGAATCAGTGTTTCCCTAAAGGAATCCAGTTGAAGAACCCGGCAAGCGCCGAGCGAGAAGGGTTTCAGGGGCAGACGCGCCGCATCGACACGTGATCAGACGGTAGCGTTCTTGACCACCAGCACCGGGCAGTCAGCACCGCCAATCACGCGCTCGGACACCGAACCCATCAGCAGACGCTTGAGGCCGGTACGTCCGTGGCTGCCCACGACGATCAGGTCGCGATTGTCGCGCCGCGCCACGTCAATCAGGGTGACCTCGGCGCGGCCTTCCTCGAAGGTCGCGTCCGCCTGAAGGCCCTGCTCCCGGGCCTCGCCCTGCAGGCGCTGGATCGCATCGACGCCCTCCTGGCGGCGTTCGTCACTCTGGCCGGGCACGGCGACCGAGGCGATGGTGATCGGCAGCTGACAATAGCCGGCCAGTTCGATCGCCGCACGCGCCGCCTGATCGCCCAGTTCGGAGCCATCGGTGCCGACCAGCAGCCCCCGGTGCGGCGCCTGCGCGCCACGCGGAACGACCATGACGTTACACGGCGCCGTGCCCACCACCTTGCGCGTCGCGTCGCCGACCATCAGACGCGCGAGATCGTTGCGGTCGCGGCGCCCGATCACGATCAGGCCGGCCTTGTACTCCTCGGCGATCTTGACGATCTCCTGATGCCGGTCCACTCCGTGGCGCAGGATGGGCAGGGCATCGAGGCCCTGCTCGCGCGCCTTTTTCTCGAGCACGTCCAGGTCGCCCTGCGCGGTCACGCTCGCATCGTGGCTACGCCGGGGCGACAGTGCGTCGTGCTGCGTATCGGTAGGAATGATACGCGCGAGGATGAGCCGGGCCCCGCAACGCTGGGCCAGATCCAGGCCGACAGCCTCGGCCGACTCGCTGAACTCGGAGCCGTCAGTCGCGAGCACGATCGTCTCGAAACGGCAAAGCGGGGCATCGGACATGGGGCGTCTCCCTGACAGTTTTCGACCAGCATAACCGACCGGCCGGCGCACGACAGCCAACGTCTCGCGAAAGGTCCGAACGGCCCGCTTTTTGCGTCCAACCGCCCGGGATGAAATAATCGCGCGCTTTCAAGGGGAAGCACCGGCGACGCCTCCCACGCCACTGGCCACCGGCCAGGGCCACTCGCCAGCCCCCTCAGCCCCGGCTCTGCACCGTCCGGTGCGGGTCTTCAGGATACGAAATCGATACATGGAAAACCTTACGCTGACCACCGAGATGATCGTGGTGCTCGCGCTACTGGCGTTCACCATCTTCCTGTTTGTGACGGAGGTCATCCGTGTGGACCTGGCTGCCATCTCGGTGATGGTGCTGCTCGGCCTGCTGACGCTGGTGCCCGGGCTCGGGCTGCTGGTCGCGCAGGACGAACTGTTCAGCGGTTTTGCCTCCAATGCGGTGATCGCGATCATCGCGGTGATGATCATCGGCGCCGGTCTCGACAAGACCGGCGTGATGCACAAGGTGGCCGCCTTCATCATGCGCGTGGGCGGCACCACCGAGAAGAGCATCATCCCGACGGTCTCCGGCACCGTCGGCGTCATCTCGAGCTTCATGCAGAACATCGGCGCCGCCGCGCTGTTCATGCCGGTGATGAGCCGGATCTCCAGCCGCCTCGGGATCCCGCTGTCGCGCCTGCTGATGCCGATGGGCTTCGCCGCGATCGTCGGCGGCACCATCACCCTGGTCGGTTCCAGCCCGCTGATCCTGCTGAATGACCTGCTGCCGTCGAACATGGAGCCCTTCCAGCTGTTCGACGTCACCCCGATCGGCCTCGCGCTGCTGGCCACTACCATCGTCTACTTCGTGGTGCTGGGCCGTTTCGTACTGCCTTCGGTCAAGTCCAAGTCCGCGCAGCGCGAGAGTGCACAGGAGTATTTCCAGCGGGTATACGGCCTGTCCTACGAGATCCACGAAGTATTCGTTCCCGAGAAGGACCCGCTGGTGGGCCGCACCGTGGCCGAGATCGAACGCGAGACCGGGATCGCCATCGTCGGCACCTACGTGCGCGACGAGCTGCGCATGGCCCCCTGGACCGGCTACGAGATCCAGGCCAACTCGCACCTGGCGGTGCTCGCCAGCCCCGCGCGCATGGAAAAGCTGTGCGAGGGCACGCGCAAGCGCCCCACCACGCGCCTGGACGTGTTTGCGAACGCGCTGGACACCAGCCGCTCGGGGGTCGCCGAGGTCGCCATCGCGCCTGGCTCCAACCTCGCCGGCAAGACCGTGACCGAACTGGCCATGCGCCAGACCTACGGCCTGTCGGTGATGCGCATCCAGCGCGGCAGCGAGACCTTCGGCGAGGGCCTGCGTGACATCCCGCTGGAGATCGGCGACATCCTGGTTGTGCACTGCACCTGGGAGTCGCTGGCGCGCCTGGACAAGGATCGCGACTTTGTCGTGATTACCTCCGACTACCCGCGCGAGGAGCTGCGCCCCTCCAAGGTCCCGCATGCGCTGTTCTTCCTGGCGCTGACGGTGGGCTTGATCCTGTTCACCGACCTGATGCTGTCGGTCGCGCTGCTGACCGGCGCGCTGGGCATGATCCTGACCGGCGTGATCAGCCTCGACGACGCCTATCGCTCGGTGAGCTGGAAGACGGTGTTCCTGCTGGCCTCACTAATACCGCTGGGGATGGCGGTGGAGAACACGGGCACCGCCGCGTGGATTGCGCAGAACACGCTGGAACTGCTGGGGACCGTCCCGCCCTGGGTGCTGCAGGCGACGATCTTCGCGCTGGCCACGTTCTTTACGCTGGTCATGTCCAATGTCGGTGCGACCGTGCTGCTGGTGCCGCTGGCGATCAACTTCGCGATCGCCGCCCAGGCCGCGGGGATGGACGCCGACCCGCGCGTGTTCGCGCTGACCGTGGCGATCGCCACCTCGAATTCCTTCCTGATCCCGACCCACCAGGTGAACGCCCTGATCATGGGCCCCGGCGGCTACCGGGTGAAGGACTACATGAAGGCCGGCGGCATCATGACGCTGCTGTTCGGTATCGTGGCCATGCTGATGCTCAATCTCATTTTCTAAACTCGTCCGTACACTATTCGTCGCAAGAAGCTATGCAAGGAGAAACCCCATGTCGCAAAAACATCCCGTGATCGCGGTCACCGGCTCCTCGGGAGCCGGCACCTCCACCGTGAAGCGCTCGTTCGAGTCGATCTTCCGCCGCGAGCAGATCAACCCGGTCGTCATCGAGGGCGACAGCTTCCATCGCTATGACCGCAAGGCGATGAAGGAGGCCATGCAGAAGGCCGCCGACGAAGGCAATCAGCACTTCTCCCATTTCGGCCCCGAGGCCAACCTGTTCGATCGCATCGAGGATCTGTTCAAGACCTACGGCGAGACCGGCCAGGGCCAGAAGCGCTACTACCTGCACTCCGACGAGGAAGCCGCCGCTCACAACGAGCGTCTCGGCACCAACCTCGGCCCGGGCGAGTTCACCCCCTGGGAAGAGATCCAGCCGGGCACCGATCTGATGTTCTACGAAGGCCTGCACGGCCTGGTCGTGAACGGTGAAGTAAATGCCGCGCAGCACGTGGACCTGGGCATCGGCGTGGTGCCGATCGTAAACCTCGAGTGGATCCAGAAGATCTTCCGCGACAATGCCGAGCGTGGTTATTCCGCCGAGGCGATTGTGGACACGATCCTGCGCCGCATGCCGGATTACGTGAACTACATCACCCCGCAGTTTGGCCACACCGACATCAACTTCCAGCGCGTGCCGACGGTGGACACCTCCAACCCGTTCATCGCCCGGGACATCCCCACCCCCGACGAGAGCATGGTGGTCATCCGCTTCAGGGAGCCGAAGAAGTTCGGTGTGGACTTCCCCTACCTGCTGAACATGCTGCCCGACTCCTTCATGTCCCGGCCGAACACCATCGTGGTGCCCGGCGGCAAGATGAGCTTCGCGATGGAGGTCATCCTCGCGCCGATCATCCACGACATGCTGTCGCGTCGCGGCTGAGCGCAAGCGCTCCGGAAGTTCCCCTAGCCCCGCTCCGGCGGGGCTTTTTTGTGGCGACAGGTGTTTGGGCTAGCATTCCGGCGATCCCACCTGGACTCATGGAGTTGCCGTGTTCGGACTGTTCGGGCCACGCCCTGCGCAACAGATGGAACGCTTTCGCAGCCGCTATACCGGCCGCTCGCTGATCGTGCACCAGGGCTTCGAGGGCGACTGGCTGGAGGAACTGCTGAAGCAGCCCGGCGGCGGCGGGCACTTCCGTATCGACAGCCGCCGTCTGCCGACGCGGCGCCCCACGCCGATCGAGTGGCTGGTACAGACCCATGTGCTGCCCCTGGCGCTGCCCCAGCCGCTTTACCTGGACATCCGCGAGGATGCGATCCTCGCGCGGCACCTGATGCGGGGCGAACGGGCGGTCCACCCCTCCGAGATCGCCTGGTTCCTGGAGGAGCTGGACACCCGCCACCATGCCCGCCTGGAGTTCACAGAAAACGACCAGATGACCATCCGGCGCGGCATCCCCGAAACCGACAACGAGGCCCTCAGCATGCTGGAACAGCTAGGGAAGCACTGATCAATGTACACACTCGCGTTGGTACCCCAGGTTTTCCGAGACAAGGCGCGCCGTGCAGCGGGTAGTGGTTCTACCCGCAAGCGGCGCAACGCAGGATCGGGGAACCTGGGGTGCCAACCCCGAAGGGGCTCGGCCGCTTTTGCATGCGCACGGCGTTGCGGCTCCCTTGTGCAGAATGACTGCACGGCAGTCACCGCGCCTTGTTCGCACGCAAAAGCGACTCGAGCGCGAGCGTGTACATTGATCAGTGTTTCCCTGGGGCTGTAATGGAGTCCTGAACGTTGATGGAACGCTTTGTCAGTACCGCCGCCAGCGGCAATGATCCGCGCACCCTCGCCGCCGAACTGATCCAGGGGCTGGGCACGCTGCCGCCCCGGGATCCGGAGACCGTGCGCGTGGGCTTTATCTACGTGTCGGATGCGCTGAGCCGCAATGTTCGCCTGGTCATGGACACGCTGCGCAAGGCACTAGGGGTGGACCATTTCGTCGGCGGCATGGGCATGGCCGTGATCGGGCCAGAACGGGAATTCTACGAAGACCCGGCGATTACCCTGATGATCGGCGACCTGCCGACCGGTTCCGCGCGCGTGATTCAGCGTCCGGTCCACAGCCTGGACGAGCTGAAGCAGGCCCTGGACGGTTTCCTCGACCCCGCCACCCCGGGCCGGTTGCTGCTGAACGCCGATCCACGCACGGAGGGTGTCGAGGCCGTGCTGACCGAGATCGGCGACCAGACCGCCTGGTTCGCCACCGGCGGCATACACTCCGGCGAGAATGGGGCCGGGCAGATCGCCGATGGCGTGGTCGCCTCGGGCATCACCGGGCTCGCGCTGCGCGACGATGTCGCGATCGCCGCACGCCACAGCCAGGGCTGCACCCCGCTGCCCGGCCAGCACGAGCTGACCGAGACCTGGCGCAACATCATCGTGCAGCTGGATGGTCAGCGAGCACTGCCGGCATTCAAGGGCATCATCGGCGACGTCCTGTCGCGCGACCTGGAGCGGGCGCTGGGCTACATCCTGGTCGGCTTCCCGATCGCCGGCTCGGACACCGGCGACTACCGGGTCCGCAATATCATCGGCGTGGACCTCGATCAGCAGGTGCTCGCGGTCGGCGAACTACTGGAGCCCGGGCAGAAGATCCTGTTCGTACGCCGCGACGGCCAGGCCGCTCGCGACGACCTCGAGCGCATGCTGGAGCAGATTCGCGCCCAGGCCCCGAACGGGATCCGCGGGGCGATCTATGTATCCTGCATCGGACGCGGGCGCCACCAGTTCGGCCAGGAGGGCGCGGAACTGGCAATCGTGCAGCAGGGTCTGGGGGATGTACCCCTGATCGGCTTTTTCGCCAATGGCGAGATCTTCGCCAACCGCCTGTACGGCTACACCGGGGTCCTTACCCTATTCACCTGAACCAAGGGACTGGCATGCAATACCGCAAACTGGGACGCACCGATATCGAGGTCAGCCTGATCGGCCTGGGCACCATGACCTGGGGCGAGCAGAACACCGAGGCCGAGGCACACGAGCAGCTGGACTACGCGCTCGACCAGGGCGTGAACCTGATCGATGCGGCCGAGATGTACCCGGTCCCGCCGCGCGAGGAGACTCAGGGGCTGACCGAGACCTACATCGGCAACTGGCTGGCGAAGCGCGGCAACCGCGACCGCGTGGTGCTGGCCAGCAAGGTCGCCGGCCCCGGGATGATCGACTACCTCCGCGGTGGCCCGCAGCTGAACCGCGAACACATCGAGCAGGCCCTGAACGACAGCCTCCGGCGCCTGCAGACCGACTACCTGGACCTCTACCAGGTCCACTGGCCGGCGCGCGCCACCAACTTCTTTGGCCAGCTCGGCTACGTTCACAAGCCGGACGAGAGCGCGACCTCGATCGAAGAGACCGCGGCGGCGCTGAAGGCCGTGGTCGAGAGCGGCCGCGTGCGCGCCATCGGCATCTCCAACGAGACCCCGTGGGGGTTCATGGAGTGGATACGCGCCCATGACCGCGGCCTGTCCGAGCGCATCGTCTCCATCCAGAACCCCTACAACCTGCTCAACCGCAGCTTCGAGGCGGGGCTGGCGGAGATGGCCATCCGCGAGGACGCCGGCCTGCTGGCCTATTCGCCGCTGGCCTTCGGCATGCTCTCCGGCAAGTACCTGGACGGGGCAAAGCCCGCGGGGGCGCGCCTGACGCTGTTCGAGCGCTTCCAGCGCTACAGCAACGAATCCGGCCTGGCCGCGACCGCGGAGTACGCGCGCCTGGCCCGCGAACACGGCCTGACCCCGTCACAGCTGGCGCTGGCCTTCATCAACCAGCAGCCCTTCGTGACCAGCAACCTGATCGGGGCAACCACGATGGAGCAGCTGCGCGAGAACATCGCCACCGTCAACATCACCCTGTCCGATGCCGTGCTGGAGGCCATCGAGGCCATCCACGCCCGCTATACCTACCCCTGTCCGTAGGACCACCGCCGGTGCACCTGATCGATACGCATGTCCACCTGGACCTGGACGCGTTCGATCCGGATCGCCCGGCGGTGCTGGACCGCGCCCGCGCCGCCGGGGTTCAGGAACTCGTCCTGCCCGGCGTCACCCGCGCACGCTGGCCGGACCTCGACGCCTTGTTCCGCCAGCACGCGGGTCTGCATGTCGCCTACGGCCTGCACCCGATCTTTCTGCAGGCGCATGCGGACGCGGACCTTGACGCCCTGGAGGCCTGGCTGGATACGCACCCGGAGACCATCGCGGTCGGCGAGATCGGGCTCGATGGCTATCAAGAGGGGCTCGACTGGGACCGCCAGTGGCGCTTCTACACGCGGCAGCTGGCCATCGCGCGGGAGCGCGACCTGCCGGTGATCATCCACAGCCGGCGCGCGCTGGACGCAGTGCTGAAAGGCCTGCGCCAGCAGCCCGGCGTGACCGGGATCCTGCATGCCTTTATCGGCTCGCCGCAGCAGGCCCGACAAGCGGCGGATCTCGGCTGCTGTCTGGGCATCGGCGGGCCGGTGACCTACGAACGGGCGAAACGACTGCACCGCGTGGTGCGCGAGGCCCCGCTGGAGGCGCTGGTCGTGGAGACCGATGCCCCGGACCAGCCACTGGCCGGGCACCAGGGCGAGCGCAACGAACCGATGATGACCGCCGAGGTGAACCGCCATCTGGCCCGCCTGCGGGACATCGACCCGGCCGAGATGGCTATAATCACGTCACAAAATGCACGCCGGGTCCTCCGGCTCCCGAACGACCCGGATCCATGAGCACGCCCCACAATCCCTACAGCGAACGCACCGACCTCCTGCTGGGTCCCGACGTCACCGCCGGCCTGCGCGACCGGCATGTATTCATCGCCGGGCTGGGCGGGGTCGGGAGTTTTGCCGCCGAGGCGATCGCACGCGCCGGGGTCGGACGCATGACGCTGGTGGATCACGATGTGGTCGCCGCCTCCAACCTGAACCGCCAGCTGGTCGCACTGCGCTCCACCGTGGACCAGCCCAAGACCGCGGTGATGGAGGCACGCATCCGCGATATCGACCCGGAGATCGAACTGAACATCCAGCGCGAGTTCCTGCGTCCGGACAGCATTGCCGACCTGGTGCCGGAAGACGCCGACTTCGTGCTCGACGCAATCGACTCCATCGCCTGCAAGGCGGCGCTGGTCGCCGGGGCCCAGCGCCGCGGCCAGGCGGTGATCTCGAGCATGGGGGCCGGCGGGCGCATCGACCCCACGGCCGTACGGGTCGGCCCGCTGGAGTCCACCCGCGTCTGCCCGCTGGCGCGGCAGATGCGCAAGAACCTGCGCCGCATGGACGCGCGGCTCGACTACCCCGTGGTGTTCTCGATCGAGCAGCCGCGCAAGGGCACCGAACACCGGCCGGTCGAGGGCGGCCGGCCACGCTCGGTCAACGGCACGATCTCCTACCTGCCCGCGATCTTCGGCCTGACCGCCGCCGGCCACGTGATCCAGACCCTGATCGCCCGCGCCTGACTCGCCCAGCCCCGTCATTGCGAGGCGCAAAGCGCCGCGGCAATCGCCGAGGAGCTCCCCCAGCGGTCCTGCTATTCGTCGAACACGGCCTCGATGCGGGCCTGGATGTGCTGGTCGGCGTCGGGGCCGTACTGCGTGCCGGCCGGGTCGAAGCGGTCGCAGAAGGCGTAGGCGAACTTCAGGTCCTTCACGCCCAGGGCGCCGAACAGGCGCGCCTCGAAGGAATGATCGTCCGGCGTCTGGATCAGCGTGGGCCAGCCATCCGCCCCCGGCGCCAGCGCGGGCCCGAAGAACACGACGCCCGGCAGGTTCTTCAGCCGCAGGGCACAGGTGCCCTCGGTCACCCCGGCCATCGGCAGGAAATCGATGGTGCGCGACAGGCGCTGCTTGCGGTTGAAGGCGATGTCGATCTCGCCGCCGGCCGCACGGATTGCCGGTGCCTCGGCCTCGAACGCCAGGGTCTCCAGCCCAGCCGCCCGCCAGGCATCCAGGTCCTGCGCGCCATGGCGACTGGGCAAAAACAGGTAGGCGGGCTTTGTGATCGCCCGAATCGCCTCCAGCAGGGATTCGGAATACGCCGGGGCGTTGACCAGCACGCCCCCCAGCTCGCGGTCGTCGATCAGCCAGACGGTCGGGTCCGAGGCGCCCACGCGGTAGATGCTGCGGTCACGCAATTCGACCAGCGGGGCACTGATCAGCGGTTCACTGCCCATGCGGCTCCTCCGACGGCGATTTCGCGGGACGCGGCTCGATCTCGGCCATGGTGGTCTCGATCCATTCTTCGGCTTCGCTTAGTACCTCGACGGGCTTGCGCCCGGCGGTCTCGACTGGCGGGCCGACCACCACCTCGATGGTGCCGGGGTAGCGCCGGAGGCCCTTTTTCGGCCAGAAGCTCCCGCTGTTCAGCGCCACCGGCAGCACCGGGTATCCGGTGCGTGCCGCCAGTATTGCGCCGCCCTGGCGGTAGCGCCCGTGCTCGCCCGGTGCCACGCGCGTCCCCTCGGGAAAGACGATCACCCAGCGGCCCTGGTCCAGGCGCTGCTGACCCTCCGCGACCAGGTTCTCCAGCGCCTGACGCCCGGCCTCGCGGTCGATCGGGACCGGGTCCAGCATGGACAGGGTCCAGCCGAACAGGGGGATGCGCATC
It includes:
- a CDS encoding ATP-binding cassette domain-containing protein codes for the protein MALLTLRDIHLAYGMAPLLDGLNLSLEPGERVAVAGRNGEGKSTLLKVIAGAIQPDSGEVVRQDGLATAYLTQELPPGVEGTVFDVVAEGLGEAGQLLERFHHLSQAAASGDAEALEKMGPVQARLEAIDGWSLQNRVETTLSRLELNPEAGFAALSGGLKRRVWLARELVREPQLLLLDEPTNHLDVAAIRWLEEFLRGSGLTVVFISHDRQFMEQVATRILELDRGQVYEHPPSIEAFRTRQAERLEVEARQRAEFDRKLAQEETWIRQGIKARRTRNEGRVRALQALRKKRAERRELGGQVRMQLSPEQRSGRLVIEAEHADFGYGDTPVVRDVNLLLQRGDALGIIGPNGAGKTTLLRGLLGQVEPLSGTVKLGTQLEIAYFDQARARLDETTTVQDAVGEGRDRVTVNGETRHVLSYLGDFLFPPERARQPVSALSGGERNRLLLAKLFLRPANLLVLDEPTNDLDVETLELLEQLLIEYTGTVIVVSHDRAFLDNVATSTLVLPGDGTAEEFVGGWSDLPARVTQRLLTREADTGAQEAPAAPEARSEPTSAVAEPPPRARKLSYKEARELEALPGQIEALENEHQSLAEALSDPEVLRDGERVRELQARLEQVERDLAVAYERWEALESP
- a CDS encoding universal stress protein, with product MSDAPLCRFETIVLATDGSEFSESAEAVGLDLAQRCGARLILARIIPTDTQHDALSPRRSHDASVTAQGDLDVLEKKAREQGLDALPILRHGVDRHQEIVKIAEEYKAGLIVIGRRDRNDLARLMVGDATRKVVGTAPCNVMVVPRGAQAPHRGLLVGTDGSELGDQAARAAIELAGYCQLPITIASVAVPGQSDERRQEGVDAIQRLQGEAREQGLQADATFEEGRAEVTLIDVARRDNRDLIVVGSHGRTGLKRLLMGSVSERVIGGADCPVLVVKNATV
- a CDS encoding SLC13 family permease; amino-acid sequence: MENLTLTTEMIVVLALLAFTIFLFVTEVIRVDLAAISVMVLLGLLTLVPGLGLLVAQDELFSGFASNAVIAIIAVMIIGAGLDKTGVMHKVAAFIMRVGGTTEKSIIPTVSGTVGVISSFMQNIGAAALFMPVMSRISSRLGIPLSRLLMPMGFAAIVGGTITLVGSSPLILLNDLLPSNMEPFQLFDVTPIGLALLATTIVYFVVLGRFVLPSVKSKSAQRESAQEYFQRVYGLSYEIHEVFVPEKDPLVGRTVAEIERETGIAIVGTYVRDELRMAPWTGYEIQANSHLAVLASPARMEKLCEGTRKRPTTRLDVFANALDTSRSGVAEVAIAPGSNLAGKTVTELAMRQTYGLSVMRIQRGSETFGEGLRDIPLEIGDILVVHCTWESLARLDKDRDFVVITSDYPREELRPSKVPHALFFLALTVGLILFTDLMLSVALLTGALGMILTGVISLDDAYRSVSWKTVFLLASLIPLGMAVENTGTAAWIAQNTLELLGTVPPWVLQATIFALATFFTLVMSNVGATVLLVPLAINFAIAAQAAGMDADPRVFALTVAIATSNSFLIPTHQVNALIMGPGGYRVKDYMKAGGIMTLLFGIVAMLMLNLIF
- a CDS encoding phosphoribulokinase, with product MSQKHPVIAVTGSSGAGTSTVKRSFESIFRREQINPVVIEGDSFHRYDRKAMKEAMQKAADEGNQHFSHFGPEANLFDRIEDLFKTYGETGQGQKRYYLHSDEEAAAHNERLGTNLGPGEFTPWEEIQPGTDLMFYEGLHGLVVNGEVNAAQHVDLGIGVVPIVNLEWIQKIFRDNAERGYSAEAIVDTILRRMPDYVNYITPQFGHTDINFQRVPTVDTSNPFIARDIPTPDESMVVIRFREPKKFGVDFPYLLNMLPDSFMSRPNTIVVPGGKMSFAMEVILAPIIHDMLSRRG
- a CDS encoding FIST C-terminal domain-containing protein gives rise to the protein MERFVSTAASGNDPRTLAAELIQGLGTLPPRDPETVRVGFIYVSDALSRNVRLVMDTLRKALGVDHFVGGMGMAVIGPEREFYEDPAITLMIGDLPTGSARVIQRPVHSLDELKQALDGFLDPATPGRLLLNADPRTEGVEAVLTEIGDQTAWFATGGIHSGENGAGQIADGVVASGITGLALRDDVAIAARHSQGCTPLPGQHELTETWRNIIVQLDGQRALPAFKGIIGDVLSRDLERALGYILVGFPIAGSDTGDYRVRNIIGVDLDQQVLAVGELLEPGQKILFVRRDGQAARDDLERMLEQIRAQAPNGIRGAIYVSCIGRGRHQFGQEGAELAIVQQGLGDVPLIGFFANGEIFANRLYGYTGVLTLFT
- a CDS encoding NADP(H)-dependent aldo-keto reductase, whose translation is MQYRKLGRTDIEVSLIGLGTMTWGEQNTEAEAHEQLDYALDQGVNLIDAAEMYPVPPREETQGLTETYIGNWLAKRGNRDRVVLASKVAGPGMIDYLRGGPQLNREHIEQALNDSLRRLQTDYLDLYQVHWPARATNFFGQLGYVHKPDESATSIEETAAALKAVVESGRVRAIGISNETPWGFMEWIRAHDRGLSERIVSIQNPYNLLNRSFEAGLAEMAIREDAGLLAYSPLAFGMLSGKYLDGAKPAGARLTLFERFQRYSNESGLAATAEYARLAREHGLTPSQLALAFINQQPFVTSNLIGATTMEQLRENIATVNITLSDAVLEAIEAIHARYTYPCP
- a CDS encoding TatD family hydrolase — encoded protein: MHLIDTHVHLDLDAFDPDRPAVLDRARAAGVQELVLPGVTRARWPDLDALFRQHAGLHVAYGLHPIFLQAHADADLDALEAWLDTHPETIAVGEIGLDGYQEGLDWDRQWRFYTRQLAIARERDLPVIIHSRRALDAVLKGLRQQPGVTGILHAFIGSPQQARQAADLGCCLGIGGPVTYERAKRLHRVVREAPLEALVVETDAPDQPLAGHQGERNEPMMTAEVNRHLARLRDIDPAEMAIITSQNARRVLRLPNDPDP
- a CDS encoding ThiF family adenylyltransferase — its product is MSTPHNPYSERTDLLLGPDVTAGLRDRHVFIAGLGGVGSFAAEAIARAGVGRMTLVDHDVVAASNLNRQLVALRSTVDQPKTAVMEARIRDIDPEIELNIQREFLRPDSIADLVPEDADFVLDAIDSIACKAALVAGAQRRGQAVISSMGAGGRIDPTAVRVGPLESTRVCPLARQMRKNLRRMDARLDYPVVFSIEQPRKGTEHRPVEGGRPRSVNGTISYLPAIFGLTAAGHVIQTLIARA
- a CDS encoding 1-acyl-sn-glycerol-3-phosphate acyltransferase; this encodes MLPLIRGLLFQLGFIGSTLVFGLLVPPLIWPLTRPARYRVLTQWGRFNVWWLRITCGLDYRVRGAEHIDPSRPHVVLSKHQSAWETVAYVAIFPMQTWVLKRELMRIPLFGWTLSMLDPVPIDREAGRQALENLVAEGQQRLDQGRWVIVFPEGTRVAPGEHGRYRQGGAILAARTGYPVLPVALNSGSFWPKKGLRRYPGTIEVVVGPPVETAGRKPVEVLSEAEEWIETTMAEIEPRPAKSPSEEPHGQ